In the genome of Xyrauchen texanus isolate HMW12.3.18 chromosome 33, RBS_HiC_50CHRs, whole genome shotgun sequence, one region contains:
- the LOC127627039 gene encoding suppressor of cytokine signaling 5-like: MEKVGKVWSNLKRGCHSLIHPEGGTRVEMPPEIQPLADTVCHSVENSQAVGTQEAPSSSSCVAAHSLVAWRSSGSVVRRGHNCAGNVPQILDITIEQDNEDTRAPLGSRRDSYSRHAPWSGKKRHSYSTNAQSSLETTDRRSSRSLRRHGTGSSQEEIDPGATRSLRQQIHDTVGLCLPLRSSSRSTYLPPPKRKIQITELMLETCPFAPGSDLARKWHLIKQHTAPVTVMPVDSSSDACGAACATPEDEEERLRERRRLSIEEGVDPPPDAQIHTVETITAPLASLYKLGPKLTPGMSETLSNSLGATAVICDSEDDETTTLCLQARRPKQRHASAESHLGGKQPGPWKVHTQIDYIHCLVPDLQQITALPCYWGVMDRYEAEALLDGRPEGTFLLRDSAQEDYLFSVSFRRYGRSLHARIEQWNHNFSFDAHDPCVFHAATVTALLEHYKDPSACMFFEPLLTVPLQRTFPFGLQYLARASICHWITYDGIRALSLPPALQDYLREYHYKQRVRVRWLEREPIKAK; the protein is encoded by the coding sequence ATGGAGAAAGTTGGAAAGGTGTGGAGCAACCTGAAGAGGGGATGTCATTCACTTATTCACCCAGAGGGGGGCACCCGTGTTGAAATGCCACCAGAGATTCAACCACTTGCAGACACAGTATGCCACAGTGTGGAAAATTCTCAGGCAGTTGGCACTCAGGAGGCACCTAGTTCCTCCAGCTGTGTTGCAGCTCACTCTCTAGTGGCATGGAGGTCAAGTGGGAGTGTGGTGCGACGGGGTCATAATTGTGCCGGGAATGTGCCCCAGATATTAGACATCACAATTGAGCAGGACAATGAAGATACTCGTGCCCCCCTGGGATCCCGCAGGGACTCTTATTCACGTCATGCCCCTTGGAGTGGAAAGAAGAGACATTCATACTCCACTAACGCTCAGAGTTCACTAGAGACCACAGATCGGCGATCAAGCCGGTCTCTGCGCAGGCATGGGACTGGTAGCAGCCAAGAGGAGATCGATCCGGGGGCAACACGTTCACTACGCCAGCAGATCCATGATACAGTAGGCCTGTGCCTCCCATTGCGCTCATCCTCTCGAAGCACCTACCTTCCACCACCAAAACGTAAGATCCAAATCACAGAGCTCATGCTGGAGACATGCCCCTTCGCACCAGGATCAGACCTTGCCCGGAAATGGCATCTTATTAAACAGCACACAGCACCGGTCACAGTGATGCCAGTGGATTCATCCTCTGATGCCTGTGGTGCTGCCTGTGCAACACCAGAAGATGAGGAGGAGCGCTTGCGAGAAAGAAGGCGGCTCAGCATTGAGGAGGGTGTGGACCCACCCCCAGATGCCCAGATCCACACCGTGGAGACTATCACTGCCCCCCTAGCTTCTCTTTATAAGCTGGGACCTAAGCTGACCCCTGGAATGAGTGAGACACTAAGCAATAGCTTGGGGGCAACAGCAGTTATCTGTGACTCTGAGGACGATGAAACCACCACACTCTGCTTACAAGCTCGCAGGCCCAAACAGCGGCATGCTTCTGCAGAGAGTCATCTTGGAGGTAAGCAGCCAGGGCCTTGGAAGGTCCACACCCAGATTGACTACATCCACTGCCTGGTTCCGGATCTCCAACAGATCACGGCACTGCCCTGCTACTGGGGTGTGATGGACCGTTATGAGGCTGAAGCGCTACTGGATGGTCGGCCCGAGGGCACCTTTCTGCTTCGCGACTCTGCTCAAGAAGACTACCTGTTCTCCGTTAGTTTCCGCCGCTATGGCCGTTCGCTCCATGCACGCATCGAGCAGTGGAATCACAACTTTAGCTTTGACGCACATGACCCCTGCGTGTTCCACGCAGCCACCGTCACAGCACTATTGGAGCACTACAAGGACCCTAGCGCTTGCATGTTCTTTGAGCCGCTGCTGACCGTGCCTCTGCAACGGACCTTCCCTTTCGGCCTGCAATACCTTGCCCGAGCCTCCATTTGCCATTGGATTACCTACGATGGCATCAGGGCTCTGTCACTGCCCCCTGCTCTGCAGGACTACCTCAGGGAGTATCATTATAAGCAGAGGGTGAGAGTACGCTGGCTTGAGAGGGAGCCAATCAAGGCCAAGTGA